In Centroberyx gerrardi isolate f3 chromosome 11, fCenGer3.hap1.cur.20231027, whole genome shotgun sequence, the following are encoded in one genomic region:
- the hrh2b gene encoding histamine receptor H2b, whose product MIATALRWLVLMSFIILTVAGNVLVCLAVGLSRRLRRIANCFVVSLAVTDLLLGLLVLPFSATLELRRGSWPLGGALCNIYISLDVMLCTASILTLLAISVDRYLAISAPLCYSRRVTPLRVTLAITAIWALSLAVSFVPIHLGWNTADFRVQHLDWSLGDEDKEGRYCQFEWNNNYILLDASGTFYLPLLLMCGMYLCIFRVAREQVRRIRAATPSFARTASAAATAREHKATVTLAAVLGAFVICWFPYFTFFTCMGLKARTNPPTTLHSVVLWLGYFNSALNPILYPALNRDFRRAYGELLRCRGPSCRHMRLTSTRVLVHKRLPLTNGQRETQLPKEHIETAHKESWSEGNSLTLQERNGNTPTDEPR is encoded by the exons ATGATCGCCACAGCTCTTCGTTGGTTGGTGCTGATGTCCTTCATCATTCTGACCGTCGCCGGGAACGTGCTGGTGTGTCTGGCCGTGGGGCTCAGCCGTCGACTGCGCCGCATCGCTAACTGCTTTGTTGTGTCACTGGCAGTGACAGACCTCCTGCTGGGCCTGCTGGTGCTGCCCTTCTCTGCCACCCTGGAGCTGCGCAGGGGGAGCTGGCCCCTCGGAGGAGCACTGTGTAACATCTACATCTCTCTGGATGTGATGCTCTGCACAGCCTCCATCCTGACCCTGCTGGCAATCAGCGTGGACCGATATCTGGCCATTTCGGCTCCCCTTTGCTACTCCCGCAGAGTTACCCCTCTCAGGGTGACACTGGCCATAACCGCCATCTGGGCCTTGTCGCTAGCCGTGTCCTTTGTGCCCATCCATCTGGGCTGGAACACGGCCGACTTCAGGGTGCAGCACTTGGACTGGAGCCTGGGGGATGAGGACAAGGAGGGACGCTACTGCCAATTTGAATGGAATAATAACTATATTCTTCTGGATGCTTCTGGCACGTTCTACCTGCCTCTGCTGCTTATGTGTGGAATGTATCTCTGCATATTCAGAGTGGCAAGAGAACAG GTACGGCGTATCCGCGCCGCCACTCCATCATTTGCTCGTACAGCATCAGCGGCAGCCACAGCGCGAGAGCACAAAGCTACAGTGACCCTGGCAGCTGTGCTGGGGGCCTTCGTCATCTGCTGGTTCCCCTACTTCACCTTCTTCACCTGCATGGGCCTAAAGGCGCGGACAAACCCCCCTACTACACTTCACTCTGTGGTTCTGTGGCTGGGCTATTTTAACTCCGCCCTAAACCCCATCCTGTATCCGGCCCTCAACAGGGATTTCCGCAGAGCGTACGGAGAGCTGCTGCGCTGTAGAGGGCCGTCGTGCAGACACATGCGGCTAACATCCACCCGTGTGTTAGTGCATAAACGATTACCCCTTACTAATGGACAAAGGGAAACTCAACTGCCTAAGGAACATATAGAAACAGCTCATAAGGAAAGTTGGTCAGAGGGGAACAGCCTCACTCTACAGGAGAGAAATGGTAACACCCCCACTGATGAGCCAAGGTGA